The sequence below is a genomic window from Strix uralensis isolate ZFMK-TIS-50842 chromosome 11, bStrUra1, whole genome shotgun sequence.
cTTATATTCTCTTTTAGCTCATGATGATGCCATTTGGTCAGTtgcctggggaaaaaataaaaatgatggttCTGAAACAGTGATCTCTGGTTCTTTGGATGATCTAGTGAAGGTCTGGAAGTGGTAAGTGGAGTGCTCCCTATTAACCAGTTTTAAGCCTTGGAAGTTGTTAGTATGGAGATACAGCAGTCTGGCATTTCTATAATCTGCAGCGATGTTAGAAATTACATCAGGGAAGGGGTAGTCTGGCACACAGAACTGTTCTCTTGAGCAAGCTTATCTTCATCAGTTCGTGATTTCTCTTGGAGTGGCACCATTCTGATGTGCTTTAATTTTCAAAGAATGCAAACCCTTCTGAAAATGCCCATCAAATTTTACATGTTGTCTTCCAGAGGATAGTACAACTTGATGTATTTCTAAACCAAAGTATTAGAAGTGCAACTTTTTATGAGACAATGCATTGGGAGCATGTGTACTGTGAAGGGAATAATGGgaatagaaaaaaagatgaaatgacatcttccttttttatttaaaaaaaaaagtcctcataCAAGTGACACTGAAGCGTGCTTTTGCAAAGAAATTGTTCTCTTAGCCAAAGCAGTATTAAGTATGTGGTTCACTTTAATGACACGAGTAGCTCTGTTGTGGTGATTATAAAAATGTTGGTCATTGCGTTTCATGCTTTGCTGATGGCTTAACAGTCTGCTGTGTAAGTATGTACTGTAATGGACAGTGAGACTGCTTACTTAAGATGAAGTACGTGCTTTGTAGAAATATGGTAAACAATTGACTTCTCAGTTCTTTCCCTTAAGTACAGAGAGCAATTTGTGCGTAGCTATCGCCACATTTCATGAGTGAAGTTGGATTCCCCTTTTGTTGAACAAAATGGAGAAATGTGGGTTGTCTTGTTTTGTCTGAGGTTGGAGATCAGTTAAGTACCTGTGGCTATTCATAACtaggcttttctttctcttgaacaAAAGGAATGATGAAAAATTGGATCTACAGTGGACTTTGGAAGGTCACCAGCTGGGTGTGGTGTCTGTGGATATCAGCCACACAGGCTCCATTGCAGCATCCAGCTCCCTAGATGCCCATATTCGCCTTTGGGATTTAGAAACTGGCAAACAGATCAAGTCGATAGATGCTGGTCCTGGTAAGACACCAGTGTTAAGCCGTCTCTGCGTAAGAAGTGTACTTACTCTAGATAGTAAATACTGTACAGTGTATAATTAGGGTATATgagatgactttttaaaaaaaaaatctttgtttgcAAAAATCTTAGTGATTTTATGAACTCAAAGTAGTATCAGACAATCTTACGTTTATTTTTTCACACTACTTAAGCTTTCTCATATACATTTAGACATGTTTTTTGCATAAAGCAGAATGGAAACCAGCTTGCTCTTACAGATGTATTgataaaaggatattttaaaaaataattcaaatgctTCTTCAAATTGATTTACAAATAAATTCTGGACTTTCTTCATAAGCACTGCACTGCACTGAATTTGAGCCATATATGTGATGCTTATTTGTGCAGTACATCCAATCCTGAGGGAGCAAGTCAAAACACAGTAAAGCTGAAGTCTGGATCAATGTTACGTCCTCCAAGCTGGAATTCAGGACCTCAGATCTTATTCTAAATGTATCATTGGTCCACTGGCAATCCCTAATTTAAGAACAGTCTTGCAGTGGTTTAGGTAGTTAAGCTTATagaaaaaaactgaaatacattgtgCCAGATAAATACATTATATTGCTATAAAAAGGTATGTTTTTTTACAATTCCATTGCAAGGAATGTTGATCTACATTACATTTGTATATCTGTGTTTTCCTGTGTCTTCTGTGCTTTGCTAGATACTAGTGTTGCTCTAAATTTATTGTTACAGGAGGGTCTAATAAGCTCAAGGTCTTACTAGAAAATGTAAGCTTTcactaaacagaaataaatggcTCAAGCTGTGCTCCATTAATTACATAGAAGGAAGTTAACTTTCATGAGCTTGTACACTCTTCTTAAGAGTGTAGTAGAGTTTAGAGTATTAAGAGTAGTTAAGGGGTTAAATGTCTAAACAGATACATACAGAACTGACATTGTTGAATAAGAACCAGGAACAGTATTCAgctagctgatttttttctttctgatacaGTTGATGCTTGGTCCCTGGCTTTTTCACCTGATTCCCAGTACCTTGCAACAGGAAGTCATGTgggaaaagtaaatatttttggtGTTGAAACCGGAAAGAAAGAATATTCTCTGGACACGAGAGGAAAGTTCATCCTTAGCATTGCATATGTAAGAAGCACAATTGATAATTTCTTATGTGAAGTTGCTATTGCTGTGATATGTTGTAAATCAGAtacttttgtttccatttcagtttaTCTCTACACAATACTAAAAGACAGCCATAATTTGATAGTTCCAAATACAACCTGTATGACATTCCCCCCCTGCATATATGGAAAATACACTTTGATCTTGCTTATAGACATATTGTGAATAAGTCAGCTGAAGTCTTCAGGATTTTTAGAGCCCAGGTATCTTGCACAGATTGTATTTGTGGAAAGTTGCCAAGAGAATGTCAGGGAGGTACATAGGATAAATACATACAGTTGTTAAACGCATACTTTCTGTGTTTTATTACAGAGTCCAGATGGAAAATACTTAGCCAGTGGAGCGATAGATGGCATTATCAATATTTTTGATATTGCAACTGGAAAACTTCTGCATACGCTAGAAGGTAATTGTTTGTGCATTTGCAATACCCAACTTCTGGCTTCATTCCTCAACAAAGTAAAGGATATAACGCAAGTCAGAATAAGATACAACAGCCATGGCATAAATGAGTTAACTAAATACTGTCTAATGGACAGAAGCATCATTTAGTGTGCTGTAACTTAAACCACTTAAAATGTTAGAGGCAAACTGTAAACTCAGGCTTGCATCATAAATGCCTATCTTAAAAGATATAGTCAGTAATGCTTAACTAAGTCCTTAAATTGCAGTTCCTTCTTGTACTGCAGTGCAGTACAAGGTGAATGAAGCTAAGCCAAATGTGTGCTGCCATgtgtatgatttttctttttgctatggTATCAGTTTTATAgcaatttattccttttttaaaaaataacagcattttctGTTGTAGAAGACATGCATTTTTCTAACAGATAAATGGGCTTTTAATGTTTGTGCAGTTTCTGTCCAGttatatgttaattaaaaaaatccagtcacTTAATATGAAATTCTAATAAAGATCcacatctgaaaaaatatttttgtgttgcAGAGGACGTGCCCTAACATTCAAAGCTCAGAATTACTGTCAGTTTCAATTCCATGTTGTGCGAGGAAGCCTGTCGAGGCATAGAGAGAAAGACTCTTCAGAGGTTGCTTTCTTTTAACAGGGAATGCTGTCTGGTGTAGCTTCTTAAGTACTGTCATTACCAAGAGGAATAGCTACATTCTAAGCCATATATAACTTTGAATTTCAGGTCATGCCATGCCTATTCGTTCACTGACATTTTCTCCAGATTCGCAGTTACTTGTAACTGCTTCAGATGACGGCTATATCAAAATCTACGATGTGTAAGTTGTTACTTTGCAAGACATGCTAACAGGAAAATAACTATTCAGAGGGGCTGATACTGTAAGAAATTATCAAATCCTCTGTTCTCCATAATTCGCTTCAGCTTTTGGTGACTTCTTTATGTAATAAATaatcttaaataataaataataaaatattacacccttaggtagtttttaaaaagtgcataGGTGGATGACAGCCttaacatgaaaacaaattaCTTTGCTCATATTTGCCCTGTAGGCAACAGGCTAATTGTTTTGTGTATCTGTCCTGTGTGTTTGTGTTTACCCATCTTAAACATCTGTTCTGTATCCAAGAAATTATGACCTATTTCTGTTGCATTGTGCAAAAACTTGGAAGACCCTGGAGAGGAAGAGGCACAGCCTCAGTTATCTTCATTCCCCTAAACCTGCATTACTTTACCTTCTTCATGGTGGAACTGTTTTGTCCACCAGTGTATCTTAGTGGCTTCCTTTTATGTTAACCATTTGAAATGGAAGAACAGAATCTGTTGTAACAGCTTGGATGAACAAATGTCCAGAAGTCACCTTCCACGACCTTGCATTGAACCATTCCTGACTGCACTAGCTAGAGTATATTCCTGTTGCTCTTTCCCTGGAATTCacaaatcaaatattaaaatttgttctttccacaggCAACATGCAAACTTGGCTGGCACATTAAGTGGTCATGGATCGTGGGTATTAAATGTAGCATTTTGTCCAGATGATACCCATTTTGTTTCCAGGTATTGAGGATTTTTAACTTGGTTTTgcttactgaagaaaaatacgtaatttttatatttataaagggAGATGGATCGTAAAAAGTAAAGGCGTATGAATTGCAATGGAATCTGTAATGGAATAAGATACATTGCAATTAGACTCAGGAGCCAATCTCTGATGATACCGGTTGTAGTGAATAGTATTTTATAGTGTAAGTCTACACTGCAAAAACTACACTGCAGTGTAGTTCCCTATAAGGGAAGAACATCTAAACCTAAGGGCAGTTTGATTCTAAATAGCTGAAAAATTGCTGTTGAATTAAAAAGTACAACCCAATAGTAAGTAGTACATTAATCTAGTTGAACTTTAGTGTTAACTCTTAAAACACCTCAGGCAGTTGGGAGACTGTAGGAGCAGGAGTGTGTAGCAGGAGTTATCCAAAGAACTTGCTTCAAAGAATTTGATGGCTAAAATGGGAGTCTTCGTTTTCATGTTGCAGATATTGAAACAGTAAATGTATTTTCAAGGTAACTGGAACCTGGCAGTAGATGCACTCCTTACTACTTTCCTGTGTACTGATGGGTGAAGGAGGGTTTCTTATGTCTACTGTACGAGATCTTTTAAGCTTTGCACTAAACTATAGTTAATCTATGAATTTAAATGTTGatcaatattatttttctttcagttcatctGATAAAAGTGTAAAAGTTTGGGATGCTGGAACGAGAACCTGTGTTCATACTTTCTTTGACCACCAAGATCAGGTATTGCTTTATCTAGGTCTCTGTGTTCACAGAACTGTAGTTGTGCACATTTGTGCTTCAGCTGAGGGCTGCAGCTTCAGGGTTGGACTTTAGCTTGCTGTAATGTAATCTTAAAAGTTGTTCGCTATTATTTGGCACTTACTATTGAACTAATACTCCAAGCACATAGGTTGATCCCTTCcaagtaattacatttttcaggtCCAAATAAGGGCAATCCTGAGTCGCCAAAAGGATTCTTACCAGACTCTTGTTATCTTTGTCTGTGGTCTTACTATCACTTGCACAGCATCTGCATGTGTAAGGGggaaaaatacttatttaaaaggATGGAATTACCTAAGATGCTTGAAAGCATCCTTGAAACTTGGGACTTTTACCTCCTCAAATGTCTGTAATAccctattttttttattttttcctcagtgatAGCTACCCATGAGGGAAGAGGAAATTAGTTATCTTCCAAATTACTCTTTTTCCAAATGTTAGGTGTTAAATAAACAATGCTATTTTTGATGGATCATAGAGGAAGACCTAACAAAGGAAATTCTCAGATTTTGAGCTTTTTCCATAGTACTTTTTTCTGGTAACCTTCTTTTCAGTTATTTACAGGTATGGGGGTTTTAGTATTGAAGTACCAAGGAGAATTGGATTTCCAGTGTTATTTAACTGTTGTATATAAATTTGTGGCAGAGATGTATTGGTTCTTGAGAAGGCTGGTTTTTAGGTATTAATGCAAAATGGTGTGAGATTCCCCAAAATGTGCTGTTGCAAATATACCCATTCTGCAATCCCATGTTAATATGCTGGGTCACCTTCACTCTTCCTGATGTCATCCTGGTGGTGGAGACGGGGCCAGTTCAGAGTTTGTGTAACTCTAAGTTAAGTCAGAGGACTGAcctgaatttttcctgttttgcacTAGTAAGCAAATGGCTCATTTAGCCCAAGGATAAACTGGATCATTCTTCAGTCTGTCATGATGTGTCAGTCTGCATGAAAAGTACTTCCTCTCTTGCTTTCCTGAAAGCACTGTAAAATACTCTTTTCCACAAGGAAGACAGGAGGGGGAAGAGTGAAAATATTTGGTTTGATTTATGTGAACTGGGGCACTTTTCAGCCTTTTTCCAGTATCTTTAGATTGCATAATCTATTGTCAGTAGGAGTGGAATCCAAGAACTTGTCAGGCTACTAGATGGCAGTGTCCTGCTCTGGTTCATCAGCCTCAGCTGCTGTTAAAGCAGAAGCTGTAATTGGACCAGCTCTAATAAACTCATCCTAACTaatcctcctccttctgcttgttcTAGTCAATAAATACAACtattctgaagaaattttttcttttgtctcccGTTGATAACCTTGTGTATGTCCTGTTTGCAGGTTTGGGGAGTGAAATACAATGGAAGTGGGTCCAAAATTGTATCTGTTGGAGATGACCAAGAAATTCATATTTATGACTGTCCAGTTTAAATGTCTTGACTCAGACTCTTTGCCTAACCTTGTGGCAGTTTTCAGTAATACTACTGTccttttacattaatttttcagtACTACAAAAGCATTTTAGTAATGCTGATCTGTAAAATTGGGTATGTTTATATGTAATTTCGATTTTGTTTAGCATGAGAGaaagctttactttttttaaaataaaagttacagaTGCCAGTAACTTGTGTCTGATCcttggaaaaaatgtatttttggaaaTATGCAGTCATGGGTGAAGTAACTGCTCAGTTAATCTCCCCTGCCTCTATACATAAATAGACTGGAGCTGGAGAGGGTTGACCAAGTCTCACAGCAGCTTATTTTAGCACAAGACAGAGTGAGGGAGGCTCTGTGTTGCAGGCAGGGGAAGCCAGAGCCTGCACTCCCTCTTGGGGTTGTCCCCATGAGTGCAGGAGGGTCACATCAGTTGAACACCTGTTCTAGCAATTGTACAGTGACACACGGCTCATTCATCATGGTTTAATTTCACTAAAGGGTGCTAGTTGTTTCCAACCCTGACTTAGTACAAATTCTACTAGAaaacagataaaaggaaaaaagctttaatgTTATCATTCTAGGATGGTATCTTGTCATGTTATAGAAGAGCAGCAGTATACCAAACAcaggtggttttgttttattcatcTTAGTTAAGGCCCAAATACACAGTGCCTAAGAGGAAGTAAAAACCCCTTCTAGGGAAGGCTGAGATCTAGAGCTGGAGCTTCTGAAAGATCAAAAAAATCTTCTTAAGTAGTTACCTGTATGTATATTAGAAGTATGTAGGGTACACACTATACACGTTAGGATACCTTAAAATTCTAAGTTACACTTACATAGAGCGCAGCAGCGGAAACACTACTACAGCAAAGGAACAGAGGGAGGAATGATGTTATGCAATGAGTGGGGCATGCACAAAATGgttctgaaatacaaaatgagaCAGGTACTAGTGTTACAGCTAACAAAGTTGAATATGGAGAACAATCCTGATCAGGTGATAGTCTGAGCTTAGAGaaacttatttaaataaagaGGGTTCTAGCATGACTTAGAAAGTACAAGAGAAGCATGACAAAATGTGAAGAGTTCTATTTATTAGAAGTTATTTCTGCTATGATTTAttctatgaaattaattttccagtatGAAAGTATTTACATAAGACACTCCACTTAGCCTCTATCAATATTGCCAAAGTCTTATATAAATAGCATAGGTGAAATAAATTGAGAACCttcacagcaaaggaaaatgtataCCAACTCGGTCGGTTCTCAGCTGTGCGACATTTTATATAAAGACTACAAGAACACAATATAAATTAGTTACAAAAAGGTGATAACTGACAGCGCAGCAACTCAATTTGCTGAACACAAAAACCACAAGCAGTGGCTATTACAGCCATGCAgttttcattgtgaaaatttaCATTTAGATGACATCCATTCCACCTTGCTTTAAGATGTCTGACATTGTACTCCTGTTCTTGGACCCTCCTCGTCTTCTTCATATGCTTCTCCCCCACTGTTACGGTAGGTTTGCTCACTTGGATCAAAATCTTCCAGGTCTACCTGATCCATCTCGTCTGTAATCATAACATCTTCTCGTGGAGGAAGCAGAGCCTCCAGCAGACACAGCTTCTCCCTTGGGAGCCAGTAGTGCTCTGGGAACTGGACCTACAATTTTacgtttatttttttaataaataattactcCTGATGCCAGCATGGATATGTTTGCTACAGAAAAGCATTAAACTTACCAGAAATTGTATAATTAAGCTGCCTTTGTCCATTGGAGATTTGTAGACAGGCATCCCTTCATTGTAGATACACTTTAGGTCACCATGTTTTATCACTTCACCTACACAGAGAGAAAAGCTGTAAGCAAGCTTGTGACAGACGTTTCGTAACGATGAAAAGCAGGTTTACACACAAGCAGTGCTCCCACTGCATCTCAGGGAGGTGACCCAGCAACTCACAGAAAAGGCTGCAGACTGAAAAGTACTAAACCCAAGCTCTACAGAAGACCATTTAGGccattttctctgctgtgaaAGAATCAGCTTCTCTTAGCACAGCTTTCAGGCTGAATTAACAGATGATCTGATAGAATTTAAGTTTCTGGCCTCTTGAATATTTTCCTGGCTATCCACCAGCTGAGGCTGAAGTTTATTAAGAAACAGTTGACACCCTTAGCTGTAATTCTACATGAGATGTTTTAGAAAGAATGACGAGAATGACAAAGAACCAACTAAATTAAATGACTGCAAGTGTCATTTGAGTCTGTTGCAtgaactggttaaaaaaaaaaaaaaaacaaacagaacaagctccccaaaaaaaccccagttccgGCACAATGAAACAGGCAAGCAGTTTATATAGCCTCAGAACTCTTTAAGACCTACCTGGCCTAGATGATATGACAAGAACTCTGTTGTCCAGAGTTTCAATGGTCTTTCTGAAACCACACAAAGCCTCTGAGAGTTGAATTCTCATTTTTGTGATTAAGTCATGCCCTCGCCTCTGAAAGACACTGTGATCCTTTTGATCAAGCACAATTATAACATCACCAGGCTCCAGATCAGGCTCCTGGTCACCTTCTCCATGAAAAACTATCTTCTGACCATCTTTCATACCTGGAGAAAAGAAAcctatttattttctgcagaactATAGACTGTGATTGGGGACACAGAACAAATACACAGTTCTTACCTTTATCAACATGAACTTCTATgatctttttctctcttacaaCCTTACAGCCATTGCAGTTGTCACACCTGTCCTTCGGATTTATTCTTTCACCTTGGCCTTTGCATTCTGGACACACAGTTTGGATTTGTTGTACCATGCCAGGTCCGATCTGCTGAACTAGAACTTGCATTCCTCTTCCTTTACACACAGGGCATTTTTCTATTGCCCCTCTCTTTCCGCCATAACCTTTAACAAAAAAGTTAAATCTGATCtcagtctcaaaaaaaaaaaagttactctaCAGTAGTCAGGCTGGAACTCATTGACTTCAAGAGCACCTTTAGGGCAACTTAAAGAGTTCAGTAATATATTTCAGATGTAATTGGAATTTAGTTTCCAGCATGAAACATGTTCCACAAGTTAGAAATTTCTACAAGCAAAAGAAAGTCAAGATTTCTATGCACAGCTTATTTTATTAGCCTCTGCCCCACCTCCCAATACATCTTAGTTTTCAAGAAACTGTCAGCATATTGACTTCAAGACCTAGACATTCCattaatattttggaaagaatCTGCTTACTGAATATTTAAGAGTACTAAGATATAAGACCTCATTAAGATTTACCTCAAAGGAGACTAGTCATTATGGATACTTGGGAGTTGCACAATAGACGCTAGACTTCCACCCACAGCAATTAAAAAGTTTAACAAAACAGCCATTTATTGAAGTTCCggattaaaatacttttaatttagGTACCCTTAACTATAATTTGCAGCAAGTTTAATTCTGCCATTAGAACAGTAACTTTATGCCACTATGTTTGAGAGCGCCTTATTCTTGGATAggcataaataaaaattaaatacccTGGCAgacctggggaagggggggaaattTTAAAACCCCATACTTGATTCCCAGCCCCCCTACCTaatattccttaaaaaaagcTTGGAGGAGTTTGAAACCACTACTTATTTTTTTACC
It includes:
- the SKIC8 gene encoding superkiller complex protein 8, whose protein sequence is MTTQYGILFKQEQAHDDAIWSVAWGKNKNDGSETVISGSLDDLVKVWKWNDEKLDLQWTLEGHQLGVVSVDISHTGSIAASSSLDAHIRLWDLETGKQIKSIDAGPVDAWSLAFSPDSQYLATGSHVGKVNIFGVETGKKEYSLDTRGKFILSIAYSPDGKYLASGAIDGIINIFDIATGKLLHTLEGHAMPIRSLTFSPDSQLLVTASDDGYIKIYDVQHANLAGTLSGHGSWVLNVAFCPDDTHFVSSSSDKSVKVWDAGTRTCVHTFFDHQDQVWGVKYNGSGSKIVSVGDDQEIHIYDCPV
- the DNAJA4 gene encoding dnaJ homolog subfamily A member 4 isoform X1, with protein sequence MVKETEYYDILQVKPNASSEEIKRAYRKLALKFHPDKNPSEGERFKLISQAYEVLSDPKKRDLYDQGGEQAIKEGGLSGGSFSSPMDIFDMFFGGGGRMNRERRGKNVVHQLGVSLEDLYNGITRKLALQKNVICGKCEGYGGKRGAIEKCPVCKGRGMQVLVQQIGPGMVQQIQTVCPECKGQGERINPKDRCDNCNGCKVVREKKIIEVHVDKGMKDGQKIVFHGEGDQEPDLEPGDVIIVLDQKDHSVFQRRGHDLITKMRIQLSEALCGFRKTIETLDNRVLVISSRPGEVIKHGDLKCIYNEGMPVYKSPMDKGSLIIQFLVQFPEHYWLPREKLCLLEALLPPREDVMITDEMDQVDLEDFDPSEQTYRNSGGEAYEEDEEGPRTGVQCQTS
- the DNAJA4 gene encoding dnaJ homolog subfamily A member 4 isoform X2, which encodes MLFKLISQAYEVLSDPKKRDLYDQGGEQAIKEGGLSGGSFSSPMDIFDMFFGGGGRMNRERRGKNVVHQLGVSLEDLYNGITRKLALQKNVICGKCEGYGGKRGAIEKCPVCKGRGMQVLVQQIGPGMVQQIQTVCPECKGQGERINPKDRCDNCNGCKVVREKKIIEVHVDKGMKDGQKIVFHGEGDQEPDLEPGDVIIVLDQKDHSVFQRRGHDLITKMRIQLSEALCGFRKTIETLDNRVLVISSRPGEVIKHGDLKCIYNEGMPVYKSPMDKGSLIIQFLVQFPEHYWLPREKLCLLEALLPPREDVMITDEMDQVDLEDFDPSEQTYRNSGGEAYEEDEEGPRTGVQCQTS
- the DNAJA4 gene encoding dnaJ homolog subfamily A member 4 isoform X3, whose protein sequence is MQVLVQQIGPGMVQQIQTVCPECKGQGERINPKDRCDNCNGCKVVREKKIIEVHVDKGMKDGQKIVFHGEGDQEPDLEPGDVIIVLDQKDHSVFQRRGHDLITKMRIQLSEALCGFRKTIETLDNRVLVISSRPGEVIKHGDLKCIYNEGMPVYKSPMDKGSLIIQFLVQFPEHYWLPREKLCLLEALLPPREDVMITDEMDQVDLEDFDPSEQTYRNSGGEAYEEDEEGPRTGVQCQTS